GCACACAAAGGGTTAAATGATGTAAAAGGACATAAGATTACTTGTTTTTCTCTTTTTGTACTTCTCATATAGATCATGCAGCTGCTGAGTACTTTTTTTAGTTAAGTATTGTATGCTACTATTAGGTTTACCAGAAGAATTTAAAGGCAAAAGAAAAGACAAAAAGGATAGTGTACCAtatgaagaaaaagaaaaattggtCTTGGATGGTAagtgttatataaaaaaatgttagtaTCATATGAAACACATGTTAGTACATAaaagcattttttaatatattatacaaagaAATTTAGTGTTCACTACATTATTAAAAAACCAACAAGAGATGTCAAATTTGTGATTTCTTTTGTAGAAATTGGTCATAATCATTTTGATGTACTCCCAGAAGGTTGGGTTCAAGTCACACATAACAGTGGAATGCCTTTGTATTTACATAAACAAAGTAGAGTTTGTACTCTTGCAAAACCATACTTCCTTGGACCTGGGAGCGTAAGAAAACATGAAGTGCCTGTTAGTGCAATACCTTGCCTTCAATATAAGAGAGCTCTTCatgaagaagaggaggaaaggAAAAAGCAGAAGGAACGTGATCCAAATACAGAAGTTTGTAGTCTTCCTAGTGCAAAAATAGAAACAATTCAAGAAAATCGAGCAGCTCATTCATTAGATAGTGAACAATTAAGAAACTATTGCCAATCGCTTTTCCGTTTTAAAGCTATTAAAGTAATGAGGTTTCAGTAAGTACATATTAAATAACATCAAATGTATGCTAAGTTTTTTGTAATGTAACAAGTTGGTTAGTGTATTTGTGACATACAATTAATGTAATTTGATATATAGATCGTGGTCAGCAAGGAGAAAatttacgaaaaataaaaaacatcgTAAACAACTTGAAAGACCAACTTTACCTGATGGAACTAAATTAATAACATTTCCGGTTAGTAGTTCTAATTTAGCAGGAAGTAGTGGTAATGCAACTGGAGATGATAGCAGTGGACAGAGACCTCCGAAGCATTGGATAATGAATCCTTCAGGCAAAAGTTATGTTTGCATACTTCATGAATATGTACAACATGCACTTAAAAAACAACCGACTTATAAGTTTAAAGAATTAGGTAAATTGAGTAAAAAATacttttacaattaaaataaaaagaaaaaattaacaaataagttaaacaaatcaataaattaatttcagaaaatGCTGCAACACCATATTCTGCTGTTGTTTGTATTAATGATATGGAATATGGAAGCGGTTTTGGTAGCAGTAAAAAACAAGCGAAAGCAAATGCTGCTCGAAAAACCCTAGAAATATTGATTCCCCAAATGAGAGATAAAATTTCTGGCGATAATGGCGGTGATACAGCTTCGGGTAATAACAGTCGTATGATCAAAGCGTCCAGAGCAAATTCTGATGCAGATTTATCGTTTTTCGATGAAATATCTATCACCGATCCTCGAGTCGCAGAATTCTGTGCAAAAACAACCGAACCATCGCCACATGCTATTTTAATTACTTGTCTTCAACGAAATTATGGTCTCGGTGACATGCATATTAATTATTCAGTAAATACATTGAAGCATCAACGTAATGAATTCACAATGCGCGTTGGAAAACATGAGGCTACTGTTGtaagtaaaattgtaatattactttgtaatattactttttttataaaaataataacaatgattttattttgattaattatttattagatgcaaagagtttctattatttatttcataatataaTTGTTAGTATGGAAGACATctgaaaatattgcaattttaggtATGCCGTAACAAAAAAGATGGCAAACAAAGAGCAGCACAAGCTATTTTACAACTTATGCATCCTCATATTCAATCTTGGGGCTCCTTGTTAAGATTATATGGATCTCGAAGCGTTAAGTCTTTTAAAGAGAAAAAACAATTAGAACAAGAAATTACGTTGTTACAAGGTAAAGCTGCAGTAAATCAGCCAAATCATGCTATTTTAAGTAAACTTAGACAAGAAATGCGCAAACTAGCTGAACAAAGACAGGCAATACAACCTATTGGTAAGTTTGTACCGCCAGATTTACCAACTGGATCTGCAGCTAATTTGAACAACGTAGATTTATAACATACTAGTCGGCTGTATATAACctatgaatattaatttatttttcaaagtttaaaagaaAACGGTATTCTCCATTTATTTCATATCTGATTTTAAAAGTAAGCATGACAATTTTACTGATGCTGATTCTTATACCATTAGGTGTttaatattttgacatttttatttttgcgtcctaaaattaatattgtataattattaattaatgatgTAATGGGATGTTGATgaagaataaatgaaaattgatttttgaggtgtaaattgaaaaattgaagtttgTCTGAACATAACCGAAATGTCACAGAATACTACCTCAATTGTCTTAGTTTTCCACATATCGTTTTTTCCTAATTCTTCTGT
Above is a genomic segment from Megachile rotundata isolate GNS110a chromosome 15, iyMegRotu1, whole genome shotgun sequence containing:
- the pasha gene encoding microprocessor complex subunit partner of drosha isoform X3; translation: MLLLGLPEEFKGKRKDKKDSVPYEEKEKLVLDEIGHNHFDVLPEGWVQVTHNSGMPLYLHKQSRVCTLAKPYFLGPGSVRKHEVPVSAIPCLQYKRALHEEEEERKKQKERDPNTEVCSLPSAKIETIQENRAAHSLDSEQLRNYCQSLFRFKAIKVMRFQSWSARRKFTKNKKHRKQLERPTLPDGTKLITFPVSSSNLAGSSGNATGDDSSGQRPPKHWIMNPSGKSYVCILHEYVQHALKKQPTYKFKELENAATPYSAVVCINDMEYGSGFGSSKKQAKANAARKTLEILIPQMRDKISGDNGGDTASGNNSRMIKASRANSDADLSFFDEISITDPRVAEFCAKTTEPSPHAILITCLQRNYGLGDMHINYSVNTLKHQRNEFTMRVGKHEATVVCRNKKDGKQRAAQAILQLMHPHIQSWGSLLRLYGSRSVKSFKEKKQLEQEITLLQGKAAVNQPNHAILSKLRQEMRKLAEQRQAIQPIGKFVPPDLPTGSAANLNNVDL
- the pasha gene encoding microprocessor complex subunit partner of drosha isoform X1; translated protein: MDKEVPEEMPESSMTSQDATVLLDQQSMLEVTIDSHNKPSNRSHCSDTMEEEIVSADDTNVYNGSTTEDCVTESNADSIAATDDLRQFDVLDDLERHPDQNCSDMDSDTNESMDSDVPDEEIEAMLEEGLPEEFKGKRKDKKDSVPYEEKEKLVLDEIGHNHFDVLPEGWVQVTHNSGMPLYLHKQSRVCTLAKPYFLGPGSVRKHEVPVSAIPCLQYKRALHEEEEERKKQKERDPNTEVCSLPSAKIETIQENRAAHSLDSEQLRNYCQSLFRFKAIKVMRFQSWSARRKFTKNKKHRKQLERPTLPDGTKLITFPVSSSNLAGSSGNATGDDSSGQRPPKHWIMNPSGKSYVCILHEYVQHALKKQPTYKFKELENAATPYSAVVCINDMEYGSGFGSSKKQAKANAARKTLEILIPQMRDKISGDNGGDTASGNNSRMIKASRANSDADLSFFDEISITDPRVAEFCAKTTEPSPHAILITCLQRNYGLGDMHINYSVNTLKHQRNEFTMRVGKHEATVVCRNKKDGKQRAAQAILQLMHPHIQSWGSLLRLYGSRSVKSFKEKKQLEQEITLLQGKAAVNQPNHAILSKLRQEMRKLAEQRQAIQPIGKFVPPDLPTGSAANLNNVDL
- the pasha gene encoding microprocessor complex subunit partner of drosha isoform X2; this encodes MDKEVPEEMPESSMTSQDATVLLDQQSMLEVTIDSHNKPSNRSHCSDTMEEEIVSADDTNVYNGSTTEDCVTESNADSIAATDDLRQFDVLDDLERHPDQNCSDMDSDTNESMDSDVPDEEIEAMLEEGLPEEFKGKRKDKKDSVPYEEKEKLVLDEIGHNHFDVLPEGWVQVTHNSGMPLYLHKQSRVCTLAKPYFLGPGSVRKHEVPVSAIPCLQYKRALHEEEEERKKQKERDPNTEVCSLPSAKIETIQENRAAHSLDSEQLRNYCQSLFRFKAIKVMRFQSWSARRKFTKNKKHRKQLERPTLPDGTKLITFPVSSSNLAGSSGNATGDDSSGQRPPKHWIMNPSGKSYVCILHEYVQHALKKQPTYKFKELENAATPYSAVVCINDMEYGSGFGSSKKQAKANAARKTLEILIPQMRDKISGDNGGDTASGNNSRMIKASRANSDADLSFFDEISITDPRVAEFCAKTTEPSPHAILITCLQRNYGLGDMHINYSVNTLKHQRNEFTMRVGKHEATVMQRVSIIYFII